One Deltaproteobacteria bacterium genomic window, CTCCAGCCGATGTTTATGAAGGACGTAGCCTTCAAGACTGATGACTTTGTCATCTTTTCCATCGTCGAGTATACGCCCATCGGCCTGGCCGTGAAAAAGGACTTCAAGGTCAACACGGTCAAGGAATTTATCGAATACGCCAAGGCCAACCCCGGAAAAATTTCCTGCGGTGGAGTTGGAAAATTTACCGGCCATCATTTTGCCACCCTGCAATTTATGCAATTGACTGGAACAAAGGTAAATTACGTGACCTTCACGGGAACGTCCCAGGTGCAGACGGCCTTGATGGGTGGGCACATCGATGCGGCTTTCACCAATTCGACCATGATGGTCAGCAGCAAGGACCAGATCAAGGTGCTGGCCATTGGTGCCCAACAAAGAATGGGCCAGCTTCCAGGGGTCCCCACTTTTGAGGAGCTGGGCCTGAAG contains:
- a CDS encoding tripartite tricarboxylate transporter substrate binding protein, with translation LQPMFMKDVAFKTDDFVIFSIVEYTPIGLAVKKDFKVNTVKEFIEYAKANPGKISCGGVGKFTGHHFATLQFMQLTGTKVNYVTFTGTSQVQTALMGGHIDAAFTNSTMMVSSKDQIKVLAIGAQQRMGQLPGVPTFEELGLKMYPRIARGAMGPKAIPADIQKRLEKTFLETTSKPEFKAKMEAAGFVPQVMGIADSHKFLEEEAKELKKLIQEFDLLSPAKK